From Eubalaena glacialis isolate mEubGla1 chromosome 5, mEubGla1.1.hap2.+ XY, whole genome shotgun sequence, one genomic window encodes:
- the BDH2 gene encoding dehydrogenase/reductase SDR family member 6 isoform X1 — MGRLDGKVIVLTAAAQGIGRAATLAFAREGAKVIATDINESKVQELEKYPGIQTRVLDVTKKKQIDQFANDIERLDVLFNVAGFVHHGTILDCEEKDWDFSVNLNIRSMYLMIKAFLPKMLAQKSGNIINMSSVASSIKGVVNRCVYSTTKAAVIGLTKSVAADFIQQGIRCNCVCPGTVDTPSLQERIQARPNPEEALSDFLKRQKTGRFATAEEIALLCVYLASDESAYVTGNPIIIDGGWSL, encoded by the exons ATGGGTCGACTTGATGGGAAGGTCATCGTCCTGACAGCAGCTGCTCAGGGGATTGGCCGGGCAGCTACCTTA GCTTTTGCAAGAGAAGGTGCCAAAGTCATAGCCACAGATATCAATGAATCCAAAGTTCAGGAACTGGAAAAGTACCCAG gtattcAGACTCGGGTCCTTGATGtcacaaagaagaaacaaattgaTCAGTTCGCCAATGACATTGAGAGACTTGATGTTCTCTTTAATGTTGCTGG TTTCGTCCATCATGGAACCATCCTGGACTGTGAGGAAAAAGACTGGGACTTCTCAGTGAATCTCAACATCCGCAGCATGTACCTGATGATCAAGGCGTTTCTTCCCAAA ATGCTTGCTCAGAAATCTGGCAACATTATCAACATGTCCTCTGTGGCATCGAGCATCAAAG GAGTTGTGAACAGGTGTGTGTACAGCACAACCAAGGCGGCTGTGATTGGTCTCACAAAGTCTGTTGCTGCAGACTTCATCCAGCAGGGTATCCGGTGCAACTGTGTGTGTCCAG GAACGGTTGATACCCCATCTCTGCAGGAAAGAATACAAGCCAGACCAAATCCTGAAGAG GCACTGAGCGATTTcctaaagagacagaaaacaggaAGATTTGCAACTGCAGAAGAAATAGCCCTGCTCTGCGTATACCTGGCCTCTGATGAA TCTGCCTATGTAACAGGCAATCCTATTATCATTGATGGAGGCTGGAGCTTGTGA
- the BDH2 gene encoding dehydrogenase/reductase SDR family member 6 isoform X2, giving the protein MGRLDGKVIVLTAAAQGIGRAATLDVFVHCVYQAFAREGAKVIATDINESKVQELEKYPGIQTRVLDVTKKKQIDQFANDIERLDVLFNVAGFVHHGTILDCEEKDWDFSVNLNIRSMYLMIKAFLPKMLAQKSGNIINMSSVASSIKGVVNRCVYSTTKAAVIGLTKSVAADFIQQGIRCNCVCPGTVDTPSLQERIQARPNPEEALSDFLKRQKTGRFATAEEIALLCVYLASDESAYVTGNPIIIDGGWSL; this is encoded by the exons ATGGGTCGACTTGATGGGAAGGTCATCGTCCTGACAGCAGCTGCTCAGGGGATTGGCCGGGCAGCTACCTTA GATGTATTTGTGCATTGTGTCTACCAGGCTTTTGCAAGAGAAGGTGCCAAAGTCATAGCCACAGATATCAATGAATCCAAAGTTCAGGAACTGGAAAAGTACCCAG gtattcAGACTCGGGTCCTTGATGtcacaaagaagaaacaaattgaTCAGTTCGCCAATGACATTGAGAGACTTGATGTTCTCTTTAATGTTGCTGG TTTCGTCCATCATGGAACCATCCTGGACTGTGAGGAAAAAGACTGGGACTTCTCAGTGAATCTCAACATCCGCAGCATGTACCTGATGATCAAGGCGTTTCTTCCCAAA ATGCTTGCTCAGAAATCTGGCAACATTATCAACATGTCCTCTGTGGCATCGAGCATCAAAG GAGTTGTGAACAGGTGTGTGTACAGCACAACCAAGGCGGCTGTGATTGGTCTCACAAAGTCTGTTGCTGCAGACTTCATCCAGCAGGGTATCCGGTGCAACTGTGTGTGTCCAG GAACGGTTGATACCCCATCTCTGCAGGAAAGAATACAAGCCAGACCAAATCCTGAAGAG GCACTGAGCGATTTcctaaagagacagaaaacaggaAGATTTGCAACTGCAGAAGAAATAGCCCTGCTCTGCGTATACCTGGCCTCTGATGAA TCTGCCTATGTAACAGGCAATCCTATTATCATTGATGGAGGCTGGAGCTTGTGA